Proteins found in one Quercus robur chromosome 2, dhQueRobu3.1, whole genome shotgun sequence genomic segment:
- the LOC126698959 gene encoding uncharacterized protein LOC126698959: MVEYEAYLTGLAVAREMGIKHLQVIGDSNLVVCQARGDFALKEPSLAPYRAMAQRLEDSFEEFNIEHSLRSDNRFSDALATLGSKVKFKGATTDITIVKRPIPVVQMLNEEFFDQPLEQTNWRSSLKKALLLLDEKDHLKVLKDYALMAGGLYKKIPKGFLARCLSPSESIKRLKEVHEKSCSFSGSVSLYKHLQQLGYY; encoded by the coding sequence ATGGTTGAATATGAAGCATATCTTACGGGCCTAGCGGTGGCTCGTGAAATGGGTATCAAACATCTTCAAGTAATTGGAGACTCAAATCTGGTTGTTTGCCAAGCTAGAGGAGATTTTGCACTCAAAGAACCATCTTTAGCTCCTTATAGGGCTATGGCTCAAAGGTTGGAGGACTCTTTTGAAGAATTCAATATTGAACACTCTTTAAGGTCCGACAATCGCTTTAGCGATGCTCTAGCCACCTTGGGATCAAAAGTCAAATTTAAAGGTGCAACTACAGATATAACTATTGTGAAGAGGCCTATCCCAGTCGTACAAATGCTAAATGAAGAGTTCTTTGATCAACCGCTGGAACAGACAAACTGGCGGTCTTCCCTTAAAAAAGCACTATTATTACTGGATGAGAAGGATCATTTGAAGGTGCTCAAAGATTATGCTCTGATGGCAGGAGGGTTgtacaaaaaaattcctaaaggATTTCTAGCTAGATGCTTGAGCCCTAGTGAGTCCATTAAGCGATTAAaagaagttcatgaaaaatCCTGTAGCTTCAGTGGTTCTGTCAGTCTCTACAAACACCTCCAGCAATTAGGCTATTACTAG